TTTGCGGTTTTGACTCAAACCGATTTTGAGTTCTCCAGATAATGCGGTGGCTGAGCGGTTTTGTTGTCTCGCGGCCGGTGTGGTCTGTGCGACAAGGCGACCGACGAGTTCATAGCCGCAAAGACCTGGGAAGCGAAAAGCTGACTCTGGAACTATGCTAATGTCTAGAGATAGAATTTCTCTTGGAGAAACATAGGACCATGAAAGTAACGAGCGGCGACACGGCGACTGAAGATCGCTGTTCATCATGCGGCGGGTTTGTTGAGCTGTGCGACGGTTGCGCTATCGTAACGTCATCGCCGAAGAGACGCATCAGGCCCGTCACGCACCCGCCTGGCTCGGGCTTACAAATCATCGGCGCGAAAAAACCGCTGCTCCCGAAAGCCAAGCTGCGGCGCTGACGCCGGCGCGGGGCGGCTCGACAGACTGGGGCGCGCAGGATGGTTGAATCCTTGTGCCGCGGCCCTTTGCAGCGCGATTAGGGGCCGATGGCAGGCGAGAAGGCGACGGCCGAGCGTCTCTGTAGTCTCGCAGGTTGTGGTTTGCCCATACTTGACCGTGAACAGCGAACGACTCGCGGCGGCGATGCGTCAGCCTGCGATCCTGGCCGTAGTATGGCTCTGCGCGCTCCTGATGTTGACGGGCACTTTGACAAAAATGCCCGGGCAGTGGCACCGCCGCGACTTCTCGAACTATTACGAGTCGGCTTGGGCGCTCCGGCATGGAATCGATCCATATTCCACGGATTTGACGCCGATCGGCGCCCAGCTCGGCCTTGAGACCGGCGGACTGCTTCACGCCTCCGAAACGCCGGCGTTTCTACTTTGCTTCGAACCTCTCACCCGGTTGCGGCCGCGGGGCGCATTCTGGATCTGGAGCGCGATCAACTTTTCGGCATTGGCAATCGCGATGTACCTGTTGCTTGCGCATCGACGCGGGCTTTCCGGGCGCACGGCATGGTTGCTGGCGGGACTGATTCTGATGTCGGCGCCGGTGAATTTGAATTTTTACTGGGGACAATCGCAGCTGATAGTCCTGGCTCTGATGGCAGGCGCGATGCGCGCGATGGAGCGCGAGCGCGACGGCGCCGCCGGTTTGCTGATCGCATCGAGCGGGCTGTTGCGGGCGTACCCGCTTCTGCTCGTCGGCTATTTTGTCGTTCGTCGAAAATGGCGGGCGGTTGCGTTCGCGACGGCTGGAATCGCGGCAGGAGTATTCGTAACTGTCGCGGTTCTGGGTTTAACGCAATCTCTCAGCTTTATTTACGGTGCATTGTGGCTCACTGACTATTCAGTAGTGAACCGGGTGGATAATCTTTCGCTCGGACCATTCGTATCGCGGACGTTCTGGGCATTGACTGGTACCGCGTCCGGCTCATCGACCGATTGGATCAGACGCGCCGGCATCGCTGTTGCGGACATAGTAGTACTTGGAATGACTATTCGCGCGACGCTGGCCAAGGCGAACCGCCGCGATCCCGACTGGAGAATTTACTCACTGTGGATCGCGACCTCGATCATGTTATCGCCGGTCGGATGGCATCACTACCTGGTGTTACTGGCTATTCCGTTCGTGCAAATGGTCGCGTCCGCGGCGGATGGGCGGTCAAGCCCGCGGGCCGTCTGGATGGCGGCGTTGAGCTATGTTCTCAGCGCGGTTTCGCTCCGCGTCTTCAACCGCTTTCTGATACCGCCGCCGACCGAGTTCCAGCTCATCTTCCCATCGCTGGCGCGTGCGCTCGAGGAAACGAGCTTCATCGCATTACTGACGGGATACATCGCGACCTATTGGTTCGCGACCGATCACGTCCGCGATGTTCCCGCGACTCAAAATCCTCCGTGGACAACCACGCGCGGGTTCAAGTCCCACCCTCGGCATTTATAATCCTCTGCGCGGCGGCGGCACTACACAGCTATGTCTATGGGCTGGTGTTTGTCGTCCGGTGGAATTGAGCGTGCCAAGTCGATTGGATCCAAGGCTGGCCGTTACAGCCATGAGACGGTGAGCCGCTGCATCGGTCTACTGCTGACGATTCGACGTTCATGGTCTCACCCTCGTCAACTAGCACGCAGCGGTTATCAGAGGTTTTGGCAATCGTCACGGTCACGG
This region of Candidatus Binatus sp. genomic DNA includes:
- a CDS encoding glycosyltransferase family 87 protein produces the protein MNSERLAAAMRQPAILAVVWLCALLMLTGTLTKMPGQWHRRDFSNYYESAWALRHGIDPYSTDLTPIGAQLGLETGGLLHASETPAFLLCFEPLTRLRPRGAFWIWSAINFSALAIAMYLLLAHRRGLSGRTAWLLAGLILMSAPVNLNFYWGQSQLIVLALMAGAMRAMERERDGAAGLLIASSGLLRAYPLLLVGYFVVRRKWRAVAFATAGIAAGVFVTVAVLGLTQSLSFIYGALWLTDYSVVNRVDNLSLGPFVSRTFWALTGTASGSSTDWIRRAGIAVADIVVLGMTIRATLAKANRRDPDWRIYSLWIATSIMLSPVGWHHYLVLLAIPFVQMVASAADGRSSPRAVWMAALSYVLSAVSLRVFNRFLIPPPTEFQLIFPSLARALEETSFIALLTGYIATYWFATDHVRDVPATQNPPWTTTRGFKSHPRHL